The sequence aggtttgggggggggggatatacaAGCGAAAGGATCACgacaagagagaggagagaacatgtttttgttgtttatattCTGTAGGTGTCAAGTTGTAGtatgaaaaaataattgtgGCATCTGCTGAGACACAATAAGATAGGAGAACGACAAAACTATTTAGATCGGGGAAAAGAAAGTGAATCAGTGGTGCAGGGAATTTGGTAATCCAAATATAATGCAACAGCTCTGTGAATTTTACATTTCTAAAGTATAAAAATGATCACACTTCCATATCAGTCCACATAGAGCCGGGCTACAAAATATATGGACAGAACTTGCCCACAAAATCtaaaagaaataataacacACTAATAGCGCAAAATGTTCAGTACACACGCCAGTAGGCTTATGACTGCAGAAGAGTGTAACACGATTTTCAGGCATTTTTACTTCTATAAAGCATATACGGTTTGAATATTCTGAAATATTCCGAGGATGCATTAAGTGtctttggcaaaaaaacaaaccaattttTTTGTGGTTAAATTGACTCAAGTAGCCTACTGCTGTAACACCTCCCCCTTATTCAGAAAACAGTATGagaccaaaataataataaattatacatttaaacacacatgcaaacattcACATGTACCATTGAAATGTTGATACGGTATAAGCCTGTCATTAAGTTGTGTTAAGATAAGTTGTATAGAATCACTCAAATCTGAGGAATCGCTCGCCACTTAATTCTCCACAGCTGAGAAAGCATGTGTGGCTCCATATGGAGTCCAGTGGTTTTTCACTGGTTGTAGAACCACAACTGGGCCTTTAGTGGTGCTCCAGTGCTCACACTGGCAACCGCCAGTGCTTGTTGTTGGTTCTTTTAATGGCTGCATATGTTGCTGGTTCTGTTTCCTCGGTGGTTCTCACACTCACCGCAGCAATTAAGTTACATGATATGGTGGTGAACTGCGGTTAGATCCGAGTTAACCATTAGTGACCTGTAAGGTCGAGCTTTTCCTGAACTCACAATAAGGAAGTTACAGTAATACAAGTGTTACAGTTGATATTGAATTAAGATATGATGGTGATGTATATGAGCATGGCTCTGTGTACCGTTTTGGTTTTAGACTAAAAAAAATTGCCCTCAAGAAAACGATAGTCTGCAGCCATTCAGCCACTGCTTCTTACACCAGATTTCATTTAATAACcacttcttttttgtttcttcttcttaatGTGATTTCCTTTTCGGTTCCCATACAGGCACAACCATGTAGGCTATAACTGACAGAggaaagtcttaaaaaaaaaaaattgtttcatttACTGGCAACTTTCCATTTCAAGCATGCAATGAATCTGCGTTCAACTGGGAATATACAGGCCCTGCACCACAGCTGCTCATTCACGTACAAGTCAAATGAAGTTTACTTACATTTTCATCAAATTAAAATCCCACAAGCTCTCCCGTTCCATTACTCAACACATTTCTCTGTCTGCCTCAGCTGTCCATAAGCGACCGATAATGGTCAAGGCGAGGGAAACGTTTAAAACTttttgaaattgtgtgtgtgtgtgtgtgtgtgtggtgtgtgtgtgtgtgtgtgtgtgtgtgtgtgtgtgtgtgtgtgtgtgtgtgtgtgtcttagctCGTAGTGGAACAGGCTGAGCGTTGTGTGCCATTCTTCCAAGTCTATTTCAACCCGCACCACAGGAAACGCAGGAGCTGATCCAAGTTCAAAGTCACGTCTGCCGACCCATAAGAAGTTTTTTATTTCTCAGCAAAACCACAAAACCTTCCCCAGATAGGGAGAAAAgcgaaagaaaattaaaaagaagaaaaaaaaaatctactggGTAGATAAACACATGGCTTAGGGTTTTCCCTTCTGCTTGGAGAAGAAAGGTGGTCTAGCCTATTGAAAATCCCCCAAAGGCCAgtattttaaaaggttttaggATCAGCATTGTACATTGAGACATGGCCcaggatttaaaacaaaaaatacatgaaatataaCTCAGAATGTAGAATATAACTCAGAAGGTTTCTGAGCTGATCAATAAAGTCGGTAGTCTCGATCACATAAGGGCGCTCGGCCTTATAATGGGGGCCAAAGGCGCATTTTCTCTCCGTTATCTGACAATATCAATATGTTGACACACTGGAAGGTTACTGGTGGCTTCCGTGACCTTGTGTTTCATGGATGTTTGACCTATGACCCGGTAAGACCACATATGTTGCCCTCTTGACTCCTTTTGGTAAAATAACCCTGTTTATGACAAAGCGTCTTtgttttaaagagagagagagagagagagagagagagagagagagagagagagagagagagcttcaaATATGTCCCCCTCGTCGGTCTGAGGCATCGACAGCTTTAATTTGAGTTAGTTATAGGTCAATACTAAATTAACCCATTCCTTCAACAAGTTCAAACTCGACTTTTCCTGTATTAATTTAGATGATTTAATATTCAGTGTAATATAAACcaatttattttatgttgataTGGCGGGACATGATGACTGTAATGAAACTCGGCAGCTGTATTTCAAAAATTGCACTTGAAGGATAATTGTCACGGTTGAGCACCTTTATTACTTATTTGGCAAAATTATAATTATTCATTTTGTGTGGATTAGGTCCCATTTAATGTGGTGTTTATTGTAATGTGTATGAAATAGGGGCCCTTAAACAAATCATAAACAGTGCACCCACTGCTCCTCTGTGTTTTATGGGTTTCCACAAGCTCTCATTGGAGCTGGGcatattttagttatttaactAAATCCCCGAAACAACGATTCACACACATATGGTTATGGGAGAATTTTAGtgacttttaaatttaaaaaaaaaaatacagatacaaATTCATTGtgcaaatgaaaagaaaaattagCAGCTGTTAATAACAGTAAACTGCTGGAACAGGAAGAACAGCCAACAGTTGCAAGACTACAACACGTTGTATATCAATTGTAGAAAACCTCTATTCAGTTGCTGATTATCAAGTTCATAAATCAGTTTCAATAGAGGAGCACGTGCAACAGGCCCAAAACATGTAAACCCTTCCCTCTTTAACACGGTGGAAATCAATTAGCCAATAGAACTTGGTCATGAATGGGGATATGTGGTGTTcattaatatactgtacgtTTTACATGTTTATGGCCAGCTCCTGTTCAAGTTACAAACACTTTGATTGGATGATGATTTACAATTTGAGTCCAGCTTTCATAAATCCATATCAATGACGGATACACGTCCTGCTGGCAACAAGGACTATTCAAATGGAGTGATCCTTCATACTGAACTTATGCACAGCTTTACAAATGTCTGCCAACTTTCAATTATAACCGACATTATACATACTGGTAAATAATGGTTAGCTCACATGTTGAGaataaaaatacctttttttacAGAGACTTTTTACAGGTGCAACGAAGACAGTTTGATGTGTAACTCACGCATAGGTCAGCCTTAATTTGTAATACATTCAAGCTAAGATAAATTCATttagtgggatttttttttttattgagacaTAATGAAAAATTTCAGGGaacaaattaaagacatttttattggttttcccaacatttcccaaaataaaatgtacagctTCTAAATGTAAGTGTAGTAGTCATGTTATTCATATCAACATCAGAAGAAAAGGAATCATATTGATAAAATAACAGCAAGAGGGAAAATAGGGTTAACATTAACGACACCTAAAACAACAAGAAAGTAGACTGGAACctatttctctgttttatttttattgtctctATCTAATCACCATTGTACGGTATTACATTTCTCAGTAAAATGGTTTAGTAATGCCTTTCCACAGGTGTGCCTTTtccattaaataatttaataataagtCTCAGTAGCTGCATGTTTTCGAAATCTTTCTTGATAACTAAAATGCCCAAAttccaaataaataaactttgcGCCATCACTGTTGTCCTCTTGACACATTACACTGgccacatccatccatccaccaacgggctttttttctctctctctctctttttcaatgGCGACATCAAATCGATAGTAAGACACTTTACCAGGGATAAACTAGGCTGTATTTGTCACACAAACCGGCATTTCGGTCATCCAAATGCGCCAGGACCAGTAAACCGAAAGCCGCACAAACAGATCTGCTGGTAACTTTGTGAGTACAACTTTTGGAGTCAACAGCGATAAAGAGAGTGAGGGGGCGGAACCCTGCTGAGCCCCTGCGCTGAACGACAGCCAATCGCTTCGTTCTCCTAACTGCCAGTCACCGAAATCCGTCCAATACCCGCAGTGCCATTTCTAAACTGTATTCCCCACTGTGTCCTCCAACTGTTGTATGTTCTGCCAATCGCTTGAGGACAGAGTGGGAAAAGGAGCAAGCAGAGTTAGAAGCCGGACAAAAGAACTTATAGACCCCTTATATACATATTTTCCTAATGTTTTAGAGAGCGTGGTGTGGTGAAAAGCAATTGCGGTGAGTGCGGATGGACTTGTCAGTGTAGTTATGGAACCCCCTTTAAGCAAGAGGAATCCGGCGATAAGATTAGCGGATTTGGCAGCGACTCAACCCCTTCCTCATCAGAATATGACAGGCTTCCCGGGGCTAGGGGGGCATCACCCTCTCTCCCACCATGCCCACCTCCACCCTGGGGAGCTGGGCAACGACCCCGGAGTGGCACTCACTCCATTTGGACCAGAGCACATGGCACAGACAAATGCTCTCAAACTTAGCCCATCTCAGCACATTCAGAGCCATCACGAAGCCCAGACCGCGGCATCTTTCACTTCTGCTCAGACCACAGTTGGTTTCCCCGTGGCTCACCCCCACTCAGGCTACTCAAGCAGCAGGGACTTCATCCTCAGGAGAGAACTTTCAGCCTCTGCTATGCATGCACTTGGCGACCAGCATAGTTCCGCCTCCTCCCCTCATCACCATGGCATGTTCATCTCCCCAACAGGTGCTTATGGGCACGCGGAAAGTGGGGCCCATTCACTTTTTTCTGGACTTCACGACCAGGCGTCCCCAGGTGCCCACCACCATGCCCTCAATGGGCAGATGCGCCTGGGTATACCGGGGGACATCTACGGTAGGTCAGAGCACTTCGGACACAGGCCAGAGCACTATGGACCCTCTTCTCTCCACAGCTACAACTCCATGAACCTCAATGTGAACATCGCTTCTGCTCCTCACGGAGCGGCGGGGGCGTTTTTAAGATACATGCGGCAGCCCATAAAGCAAGAGCTAATCTGCAAATGGGTTGACCAGGAGCAAAGTCAAAAAAAGCCCTGCTCTAAAACTTACAGCACCATGCACGAACTGGTCAACCACGTCACGGTGGAGCATGTCGGGGGACCGGAGCAGAGCTCCCACGTCTGTTTTTGGGAGGAATGTCCACGGGAAGGAAAGGCTTTCAAAGCGAAGTACAAACTGATAAATCACATCAGAGTTCATACGGGAGAAAAGCCCTTCCCGTGTCCTTTCCCGGGTTGTGGAAAAGTCTTTGCTCGATCGGAGAATTTAAAGATTCACAAGAGGACTCACACAGGTCAGTACTTCTAATTGTGTAATCTGAAAAACAGCACTTGATTGAAGATCGTTAGAATCTATGCGAGGATGCCTTGTGTTGTTATTCACGGACAGTGCGACCGTGCGTAATTGCGCACACAAGCGagcaaaaaaagttgttttcggTGACGCATTCGCACAGTGAGtgtttcatttcctttcttAAATATAAACTGGCAGAGACGCCTGCAGTAGGCGTGAGGGGATTAGGGCATATGATTTGTAAAACGTGCTTACGTAGCATACATGCAGGAAAGCGCTAGAACACGCGCAAATGTAATTATTCTCGGGTGTATGGACGTTCACGCAAAAGCTATATATCTACGAGTGATGTACATGTACACGACATCCTAACGTGCCATATTTAGTTATTCGGGTTACTGTTAAATTCCATGAGTATTAAGAATAGGAGCACGTATATAACCTCTGCATTTACTGCCCAACCAAAACAACTGCATCGTGGTAAATTGTTGGTCAGAGTTGCACCGTGCTAAAAGTTCAAGACAGTGAGTGTTAGCAGGCCAACTTTCCACAACGTTAAAATCTCACGTGTGTCCTTCTCGAGAGCTGTTTTTGTCGTCATGACACAGATTGAGGGTTGTGTTTTGGCTAAGAGACAGATTACTGTTGGCCATATGCCACCAGCATCGACAGGCCTCTACACCTTACTGAATGATGCAAAATCCCCAGAGAAATAAACAACTCACACCAAAGATATAAGTCATCAGGCAAGTCCAAGTTGCACCTTCTTATTGCTTATCATTTCCAAAACGCACACTGCCCTCCAACCCACGATTTTACACATATGCACTATGCAGGCtatcattaaaaatgtatgtttcccATTTAAGAGCGACAGACACTACGGTACATAAACGGCACCTGGTGGTCTGCTGAGTGGGCCCTctccccacatacacacatacatgtaaccTGAAGGCCTAAAGGCATGTTACACGTGTTAACACAGGGAAATGCTCTGATCAAGTGGGTATAGTAGTGACTGTAGTATGTTTAGTGGATAAGCTCTAGTGGAGAAGTACAGGCTGCTAGAACAATAATAATGCTCAGCTCTAGCCTTGTCATGTGTGTACAATGTAAACACCCTTCATGGAGACTTTTTCATGGCAGTTTTTTTTGAAGGCATTCTTGACATGACACTGACTGCATCTGTTTCTCATTTATCCCAGGAGAGAAACCTTTCAAGTGCGAGTTTGACGGCTGTGACAGAAAATTCGCCAACAGCAGCGACCGGAAGAAGCACTCTCACGTCCACACCAGCGACAAGCCTTACTACTGCAAAGTCCGTGGCTGTGACAAATCCTACACACACCCGAGCTCTCTGCGGAAGCACATGAAAGTACACTGCAAGTCCCCGCCGCCCTCTTCCACCAACGTCGGCTACATTTCCTCCACAAATCCACTCGGAGACCCTCTTTCACCCAACTCCGAGCCGCACAGAAACCGCTCCACGAACCTCTCCCCTCAGGTCACCAACCTTAACGAGTGGTACGTGTGCCAGGGGAGCGGAGGACCCAACCACCTCCACACCCCCTCCAGCGATGTGCCAACGTCAGATTCAGACGAGGACTCTTTCAGAAATTCAGACCCGAGGACAATGCTCTGATGCCCCGTTTACAACCACTGACTGTCAAACGTTGACGTGTGCGTAGATCCATGCAGCTCTTTTCAGTATTATTACACAGACTGTGCTCATTGCAGATCATTCACTATTATTCGTGGATGCAGTGCCGGCTTAACTACTTGAGGAAGAATTTTTCTGAAGGTGACCCCTGACCTTTCTAAAAATGCAGATCcaaactgtcaaaataaaacatttgacaaCGACATTAGAATTGAAATTAACCCTTTGTTTCTTATATGAAAAGACCAACCATTCTAAAATGAGTTCATTTTTGAATAGAACTTTCCCCaaatcctcccccccccccaaaaaaaagtaaatatataaattaaaaaaacatgcagggTTTAATTAACTGCATGGTTTAAGACTCAACTGGTGTGCTGAAATGACATATTTCATGTGACCTCCCATCACCCCCTTGCAGTTTAATAACTCGCCTGCTATCAATCAGACTTCCAGACATTTAAGGAAAGAATGGCACCGCTGGTAACCCCACAAATGGCAACAACGTGTATCAGAATCTAGAGtatgagactttttttttaatttcacatgaTTTCTTTAAGATGTGGTACAAACTTTGATAAACCaataaggaaaacaaaacaaaaaggaggcAAACATTGAGTGTCTTAAGGGTTCTCCTTTACCTTTTCAGATTTATACAATACATGTGTTTGGAtgaattttttaatatttaagaaCTATTTAAGACTATATTTTATGCAAAATACACAAGTGTCGTTAAAGAGTAAAGTCCCTTGAGACCCTAAATGTCTACACTGACAGGCTTTGGCCCTGTAGGATTTGTATATATGTAATTGTACTGATGCTTGTGAATGTTGTGTAGTTTTAATTACGAAAagaaatgttgttttgtacattgtaatttatttactGGTATCAATGTTGTACCTACTGGAATTACAGGAACACCAAAGAATAATAATATCAGTTTTGGTGATGCATAGTACCctgctgatgtttttgtttttctttctaaatttcatgttgcttttctgtttactttttgtgtgtgttctgtgaaAGAAGAAACATTTACTTGAATAGGCTGTGTAATGTGAAAAGTCCCTTTCTCGCATGCCTTTTGTAGtgatctgtctttctctttgagGTGCATGGTGCCGTTGGAcatgatggagaaaaaaaaaagagatgaatcAGCAATCATTGTGCAGATCTTTGATGTTCAAAATTAAATTTGCAATATAAGTTTCATGCTAAAAAAgaatcataataaaaaaaacaggacatatacagtaaataattaACAAGTGTCAAATTATTATGAGGAATGAGTGAATTTGATTAATATGAGTTTTGGAAATTAGAGAATTACAGtgtatgaatgaacacataaaGTCAGCAGGActttatgtaaaatgtattttaggaAGCTGTGCATTTGTTGTCGAATAATTACCTTTTTACTGTGAAATGTAAGTGAGAATCAGTTAGAAGTGTCCCCTTTCTAACCAGACATTTCTATAAAATATTCACTGTTATCTCAGAAAAAAGGCCCAACGGGCCAAGAAAGCTGGTATAAACTAATCACTGAGCTAATGGGAAAAACTTATAGCCCCCTGATGGCGCTACCTCTGAAAGGCGCGACAGCACAAAGCAGCCGAGGCATGAATCATTCATGgggaaaataaaagataaaagaattCTGACAATAAGCAAGGCCTTGTATAGAGTGTATAAAACAAGTTCCCCCTCTTATTTCCTCCATTAAAACGCACAATCTCACTTTCAAAGAGTTGCCTGTCCAGTCTATAGAATTAAAATTGACCAACGCGAGTCCTGCACCACTTCAAAGGCTCCAGCTTCTGAGAGGAAGGCTGGCCGCTTTGACAGTCGTCATGGTGCGTTAGGATTTCTATTGCAATTGGGCAGTGAGACGCTCACATTTGAATGTGTCTGGTTGGAAAACACTAACTGCCACTAAATGAACTATAATCAAAGCTCGGGATGCACCCTCTCCAGAAATGTTTGTCAGCACAAACGCACCGTTGGCAGGTTGATGACACTCAAGCTGCAGACCCCCTTGTTACATTTGCCCGCTAAGATTTGGACAAATCCAAAAGTAGCAAAAAGTACAAATTGAAACCTTgttagaaaacacacacacacacacacacacacacacacacacacacacacacacacacacacacacacacacacacagaggaaattATTCTCAGCGTCCACGCGGCATCTATTAAGACACTTGACTCAGGTCAACCTGGAGGATGTTGGGATTGTAGTCATAAAATGCAAACACTTAATCAGCACTGGAGTGCAACCAATCTCAAATACTGAGCTCATATTATAGCCCAAGGAAGAACAACTTTAGCAGTATTAGGAGCccttttttaaaggaaacaaCTGCAAGTTTGTTCAGTTGTAGTAATGAGGCTTTATCAATTTTACAGCGGTCCTCAAAGCATTTCTAAAAAACACTTTATCTGCTGCTTCATTCAAAGTACAAGCACTTGTGGGCCTCCTCTCGTTTTGTGCGGGGACCTTTATAGGGCTCAGGGCCCAAAGAGGAGCCTTCTCTTGTATGTCCTGTTTGGAAACAAGAGCTCAATGAATGTTACAAAATAAACACGATGAAAAATAACCAGAGACAGTTCCTTCGGCATTAAAAGGAGGGAGACTTAATAAAAGGAGTGAAGCAGTCACCCTTCAGTGAGAAACGCTTTGAAGTAGAACTTATTATCTGAGAAATACTTTTTGGTTGTCCTAACGACGCTGCTGAATGGGAATGGCACTCCTTTGTCAGCGATTTGTTCTCCTTTAGTGGGATGCCCGTGGAAATCACTTACATGGGCCACCTTAACATACTGCCTGCAAATCAGTAACTGGCAGAGTCAGACATGCAGACGCCACATTGGAGAGGACAAAGCAAAAAGTCGCAGTGAAAACGCCGCTGCTTCTCAATTGTGCCCTTTAAAGGGGTTGAATGATAATTTCTCAGACGAGCGTAGAACCAAAACAAATGCGGCCTTGTCAGACTTTACAAGCATTATCCATCTCCTGAATGCTGGTGCCACAATGCGCAAGAAAACGGCTTGTGAAGTAATCATTTTGGTCACAAAAGTTAAGAGGCTCtggtaaacaaaacaaaaaaaaagaaaaaaaaaagaaatgcaggtCATTTGATCCGGGCACCTGCGCCCGGGACGGCACTGTGCTTCGCTCACCTTGACGGCGACAGGAAagtgttgagtttttttttttttttttttggggggggggggtatttttaaatttaactttgggttttAGGCTATTTCTCGAACAAGAAATCAGATGTGAAGAAGCAGcaacaccccctccccccccagaAATCAAATATAGCAGAACAGCAGCACCTTGTGACAGCTTCGATGGTTTttgttctgttaaaaaaaatgaaaatcaaatgaAATCACACTTCTCTTGTTCCTAAATATGACAAGTGAATAATAACAATTGGGGGACCCTAGAATGTAAAGACCCctagaaataagaaatagagCGTTTATGTATGGAGTAACAGTGGGAGCAGAGTGTGTTTGTCATATTTGGCCCCATTTAAtaaagttaaagtccaataagatTAGCACTGTGTTGAATAATAAGCCATGCCAATAACAGTCCCCTTCATTTTTATAGTTGCCTAACGTGGATAATTAAGAAATTCCGGTCAGGTTGCTTTTATTGCAGCTTTTCACTTCTCCCTCTAAATACACTGCAGAAATCCCCAAGACTGGAGTGCTTTAATGTGACACAATAATCTGTGCACTGTTAAATAGCTGTTTAGTCAAGTAATGACCAGAAAT is a genomic window of Etheostoma spectabile isolate EspeVRDwgs_2016 chromosome 11, UIUC_Espe_1.0, whole genome shotgun sequence containing:
- the zic5 gene encoding zinc finger protein ZIC 5; amino-acid sequence: MEPPLSKRNPAIRLADLAATQPLPHQNMTGFPGLGGHHPLSHHAHLHPGELGNDPGVALTPFGPEHMAQTNALKLSPSQHIQSHHEAQTAASFTSAQTTVGFPVAHPHSGYSSSRDFILRRELSASAMHALGDQHSSASSPHHHGMFISPTGAYGHAESGAHSLFSGLHDQASPGAHHHALNGQMRLGIPGDIYGRSEHFGHRPEHYGPSSLHSYNSMNLNVNIASAPHGAAGAFLRYMRQPIKQELICKWVDQEQSQKKPCSKTYSTMHELVNHVTVEHVGGPEQSSHVCFWEECPREGKAFKAKYKLINHIRVHTGEKPFPCPFPGCGKVFARSENLKIHKRTHTGEKPFKCEFDGCDRKFANSSDRKKHSHVHTSDKPYYCKVRGCDKSYTHPSSLRKHMKVHCKSPPPSSTNVGYISSTNPLGDPLSPNSEPHRNRSTNLSPQVTNLNEWYVCQGSGGPNHLHTPSSDVPTSDSDEDSFRNSDPRTML